A window of Natrinema versiforme contains these coding sequences:
- a CDS encoding cobalt-precorrin-4/precorrin-4 C(11)-methyltransferase, with amino-acid sequence MTDDTPNDPQDAIDSQGERRREELDDRIFEHSAGDEQEGIPFVGAGPGNPRLLTVAGKELLEEADLVVHAGSLVNSELLDEYCGHAELVNSVGKDLEELIPLMRDAYEDGDNVVRLHSGDPAIYGAALEQMDALEHEGVPTHFVPGVTSAFAASATLRTQLTLNEVSNHVAFTRPQGKTLTPEEDHISDFVEMGDVTTCIYLGTHAVRDTMDRLLEDDHDPETPVAVIYHASWPDEDVIIGSIGDIADKVEEAGYRASALVVIGDAVTGAGYERSFLYGDWANRGSSENSAETEASDD; translated from the coding sequence ATGACTGACGACACACCGAACGACCCACAGGACGCGATCGACTCCCAGGGCGAGCGCCGCCGCGAGGAACTCGACGACCGGATCTTCGAGCACAGCGCCGGCGACGAACAGGAGGGGATTCCCTTCGTCGGTGCCGGCCCCGGCAACCCGCGACTGCTGACCGTCGCCGGGAAGGAACTGCTCGAGGAAGCCGACCTCGTCGTGCACGCGGGTTCGCTGGTCAACAGCGAACTGTTGGACGAGTACTGCGGCCACGCCGAACTCGTGAATTCGGTCGGGAAGGACCTCGAGGAACTGATCCCGCTGATGCGGGACGCCTACGAGGACGGCGACAACGTCGTCCGCCTGCACAGCGGCGATCCGGCCATCTACGGCGCGGCGCTCGAGCAGATGGACGCGCTGGAACACGAGGGCGTGCCGACCCACTTCGTCCCCGGCGTCACGTCGGCGTTCGCGGCCAGTGCGACGCTGCGGACCCAACTGACGCTCAACGAGGTCTCGAATCACGTCGCGTTCACCCGGCCGCAGGGCAAGACCCTGACCCCGGAGGAGGACCACATCTCCGACTTCGTCGAGATGGGCGACGTGACGACCTGCATCTACCTTGGCACCCACGCGGTTCGGGACACGATGGACCGACTGCTCGAGGACGACCACGACCCCGAGACGCCGGTCGCGGTGATCTACCACGCCTCGTGGCCGGACGAGGACGTGATCATCGGTTCGATCGGCGATATCGCCGATAAAGTGGAGGAGGCAGGGTATCGGGCCTCGGCGCTGGTCGTCATCGGCGACGCCGTGACCGGCGCGGGCTACGAACGATCCTTCCTCTACGGTGATTGGGCCAATCGCGGTTCTTCGGAAAATTCGGCTGAAACGGAGGCGAGCGATGATTGA
- a CDS encoding precorrin-3B C(17)-methyltransferase produces the protein MSSDAESTDATAGGTPDDHGTLYVVGIGPGLPEHMTKRAKEVIESSEVVIASSLYQEFLRDDGTLLPEEETDDDGIAVRDDGFEQEIIRSTMGRQIELARAAFDHVREGKDVAHVSGGDPSVYGKSDLIFKMAEEDDATDVPIEIVPGLTAALGGSANVGAPLCNDFCTVSLSDKWRGWDEIEEKLRAAAISDFVIVLYNCWRNYEKAVEIVREERTDDAYVAIVNDAGRADAGRNGESQFITTLGEAADHDDKVSGMGTSLIIGNHETETWRNDDRTYLVTPRGGRDVDDF, from the coding sequence ATGAGTTCGGACGCCGAATCGACCGACGCGACGGCCGGCGGCACCCCCGACGACCACGGCACGCTCTACGTCGTCGGCATCGGTCCCGGCCTGCCCGAGCACATGACCAAGCGGGCCAAGGAGGTCATCGAGTCCTCGGAGGTCGTCATCGCCTCGAGCCTCTATCAGGAGTTCCTGCGCGACGACGGCACCCTGCTGCCGGAGGAGGAGACGGACGATGACGGCATCGCGGTCCGCGACGATGGCTTCGAGCAGGAGATCATCCGCTCGACGATGGGTCGCCAGATCGAACTCGCCCGCGCGGCGTTCGACCACGTCCGCGAGGGGAAGGACGTAGCCCACGTCTCCGGCGGCGATCCGTCGGTCTACGGCAAGTCCGACCTCATCTTCAAGATGGCCGAGGAGGACGACGCGACGGACGTACCGATCGAGATCGTCCCCGGTCTCACCGCGGCACTCGGCGGGTCGGCCAACGTCGGCGCACCGCTGTGTAACGACTTCTGTACGGTCTCGCTGTCGGACAAGTGGCGCGGCTGGGACGAGATCGAGGAGAAGCTTCGCGCGGCGGCGATCTCCGATTTCGTGATCGTCCTCTACAACTGCTGGCGCAACTACGAGAAGGCCGTCGAGATCGTCCGCGAGGAGCGGACCGACGACGCCTACGTGGCCATCGTCAACGACGCCGGGCGCGCGGATGCCGGCCGGAACGGCGAGAGCCAGTTCATCACCACCCTCGGCGAGGCCGCCGACCACGACGACAAGGTCTCCGGGATGGGCACCTCGCTGATCATCGGCAACCACGAGACCGAAACGTGGCGCAACGACGACCGAACGTACCTCGTCACCCCGCGCGGCGGGCGTGATGTCGACGACTTCTGA
- a CDS encoding CbiX/SirB N-terminal domain-containing protein — MSTPDQTTPASTAGFDDEAVLLIGHGSRREKSNEQVRELAAALESRLGIPVDAAFLELAEPAIDEAFAQLAPVASQVTVVHCSLFAASHVKNDVPLAIEQARAEHDLEINNGSHLGVHPAILDLLDDRAAAVEAELGVDRTEDDVAVVVCGRGSSDPDANGDVHKLARLLYEGRAFDRVEATFIGVTEPTLEESLHGLSKHRPDAVVVLPYMLGDGVLTQRVRDWTAEFDADYPYVDALAGDPLGTDSRLLDVFADRWQEARTDSVEMSCDTCKYKVDLEGYEEDVGGARAMLRALAHQEAHADREDIDDEPHSHDAPEKHVAVCTNQTCAKMGSPAVLERLRQEVRDSEHCDARITRSSCLGRCGDGPMVAVYPDGIWYGGVEDDDAERIVGDHLDRDRIVSDLVDQTL; from the coding sequence ATGAGCACACCCGACCAGACCACGCCCGCATCGACAGCCGGGTTCGACGACGAGGCCGTCCTCCTGATCGGTCACGGCTCCCGGCGCGAGAAGTCCAACGAACAGGTCCGCGAACTGGCCGCCGCCCTCGAGTCCCGACTGGGGATTCCGGTCGACGCCGCGTTCCTCGAACTCGCGGAGCCGGCGATCGACGAGGCGTTCGCGCAACTCGCACCCGTCGCGTCGCAGGTAACCGTCGTTCACTGCTCGCTGTTCGCCGCGAGCCACGTCAAAAACGACGTGCCGCTGGCGATCGAACAGGCCCGCGCCGAACACGACCTCGAGATCAACAACGGGTCGCATCTCGGGGTCCATCCCGCGATCTTGGACCTGCTTGACGACCGCGCCGCTGCGGTCGAAGCGGAACTGGGCGTCGATCGGACGGAAGACGACGTGGCCGTCGTCGTCTGTGGCCGCGGCTCGAGCGATCCGGACGCCAACGGCGACGTGCACAAACTCGCCCGGCTGCTCTACGAGGGCCGCGCGTTCGACCGCGTCGAGGCGACGTTCATCGGCGTCACGGAGCCGACGCTCGAGGAGAGTCTGCACGGACTCTCGAAGCACCGCCCCGACGCGGTCGTCGTCCTGCCGTACATGCTCGGCGACGGCGTGTTGACCCAGCGGGTCCGGGACTGGACCGCGGAGTTCGACGCGGACTACCCCTACGTCGACGCGCTGGCCGGCGACCCGCTCGGCACCGACTCGCGGCTGCTGGACGTCTTCGCCGACCGCTGGCAGGAGGCCCGCACCGACAGCGTCGAGATGTCCTGTGACACGTGCAAGTACAAGGTCGACCTCGAGGGCTATGAGGAAGACGTCGGCGGGGCGCGAGCCATGCTCCGGGCGCTGGCCCATCAGGAGGCCCACGCCGACCGCGAGGACATCGACGACGAACCCCACAGCCACGACGCGCCCGAAAAGCACGTCGCGGTCTGTACCAACCAGACCTGCGCGAAGATGGGCTCGCCGGCGGTCCTCGAGCGACTCCGGCAGGAAGTGCGGGACTCGGAGCACTGCGATGCCCGCATCACCCGCTCCTCGTGTCTCGGCCGCTGTGGCGACGGACCGATGGTCGCGGTCTACCCCGACGGCATCTGGTACGGCGGCGTCGAGGACGACGACGCCGAACGGATCGTGGGCGACCACCTCGATCGGGACCGCATCGTCAGCGACCTCGTCGATCAGACGCTGTAG
- the cbiT gene encoding precorrin-6Y C5,15-methyltransferase (decarboxylating) subunit CbiT, which produces MPPIALPHDAKAGPTKSEVRAVVRSKLALEPDDHFAEVGSCTGAVTIEAAQRAGRVTALERKPERLETTEKNLAANEDAVRADVELRNAEAPEGLPDDADALFLGGSRNFEAVLDHAVETEIDRVVMNVSRLEVAGEATEAFRERDLLEEVIQFQVSHGYELAGATSFNSDNPVYMLVGSATPDDEDGDGGKTVAADGSGESRQ; this is translated from the coding sequence ATGCCACCCATCGCGCTTCCACACGACGCGAAGGCCGGACCCACGAAGTCGGAGGTCCGCGCCGTCGTCCGCTCGAAGCTCGCGCTCGAGCCGGACGACCACTTCGCGGAGGTCGGCTCCTGTACGGGGGCCGTCACCATCGAAGCCGCACAGCGAGCCGGGCGGGTGACCGCTCTCGAGCGGAAACCCGAACGACTCGAGACGACCGAGAAGAACCTCGCCGCGAACGAGGACGCCGTGCGAGCGGACGTCGAACTCCGCAACGCGGAAGCGCCCGAGGGGCTGCCCGACGACGCCGATGCGCTCTTTCTGGGCGGGAGCCGGAACTTCGAGGCGGTCCTCGACCACGCCGTCGAGACCGAGATCGACCGCGTCGTCATGAACGTCTCGCGGCTCGAGGTCGCGGGCGAAGCGACCGAGGCCTTCCGCGAGCGGGACCTGCTCGAGGAGGTCATCCAGTTCCAGGTGAGCCACGGCTACGAACTCGCCGGGGCGACGAGTTTCAACTCGGACAACCCGGTGTACATGCTGGTCGGGAGTGCAACGCCGGACGACGAGGACGGAGACGGCGGGAAGACAGTTGCAGCCGACGGTAGCGGGGAGAGTCGACAATGA
- a CDS encoding cobalamin biosynthesis protein produces MSETEATEIEVPADPLAGHAATAYFWGHVAGSGDVSDNGIEVVANDEASAQVLAAVAGGDLEHDTTTRDYAHDTSITRTEDEYTLTIGGDESGLLGRSGALGLPVDGRGNYRFGAFSDYDRELLRGLLEGCGTVCFKSSSGTVGISFVHDDRDLLAFARELIDECPVDAPMGDLSETSSGGYWFGVDDDAAPEFGTWLYENCEETGLFAPSRRRKLERSLEQAAAYDE; encoded by the coding sequence ATGAGCGAGACCGAAGCGACCGAAATCGAAGTGCCGGCCGATCCGCTCGCGGGTCACGCCGCCACGGCGTACTTCTGGGGTCACGTCGCCGGGAGCGGCGACGTTTCCGATAACGGCATCGAGGTCGTCGCCAACGACGAGGCATCAGCGCAGGTGCTCGCCGCCGTCGCCGGCGGCGACCTCGAGCACGACACGACGACTCGAGACTACGCCCACGACACCTCGATCACGCGCACGGAAGACGAGTACACGCTGACGATCGGCGGCGACGAGTCGGGGCTGCTCGGTCGCAGCGGCGCGCTCGGGCTGCCAGTCGACGGCCGTGGGAACTACCGCTTCGGCGCGTTCTCGGACTACGATCGGGAACTGCTCCGGGGCCTGCTCGAGGGGTGTGGCACCGTCTGTTTCAAGTCCTCGAGCGGTACCGTCGGCATCTCGTTCGTCCACGACGATCGGGACCTGCTCGCGTTCGCGCGGGAACTGATCGACGAGTGTCCGGTCGACGCGCCGATGGGCGACCTCTCCGAGACCTCCTCGGGCGGCTACTGGTTCGGCGTCGACGACGACGCCGCGCCCGAGTTCGGCACGTGGCTCTACGAGAACTGCGAGGAAACCGGGCTGTTCGCCCCGAGTCGCCGCCGCAAACTCGAGCGGAGCCTCGAGCAGGCAGCGGCGTACGACGAGTAG
- a CDS encoding DUF3209 family protein translates to MSCYEIEALRLGLMNVLGVGDDSARDHAEKELEGHLEGPIQGLAEADSLAEVERHLDAALVDLEEEVASMDSDDPEYDYTRGRLLAVRDAERAVQRLSAQGEHIVGGLGDAHDTLHETFPVEE, encoded by the coding sequence ATGAGCTGCTACGAAATCGAAGCACTACGACTCGGACTGATGAACGTCCTCGGCGTCGGGGACGACAGCGCCCGCGATCACGCGGAGAAGGAACTCGAAGGCCATCTCGAGGGCCCCATTCAGGGGCTCGCGGAGGCCGACAGCCTCGCCGAGGTCGAGCGCCACCTCGACGCGGCGCTGGTCGACCTCGAGGAGGAGGTCGCGTCGATGGACAGTGACGACCCCGAGTACGACTACACGCGGGGGCGGCTGCTGGCGGTCCGCGATGCCGAGCGAGCCGTGCAACGGCTGAGCGCGCAGGGCGAGCACATCGTCGGCGGACTCGGCGACGCCCACGACACGCTCCACGAGACCTTCCCCGTCGAGGAGTGA
- a CDS encoding cobalt-factor II C(20)-methyltransferase — translation MTLYGVGLGPGEADLVTVRGQEVLENADVVYSPGRLSRTVALNHVDESKIGDLDFPMTKDEEKLRAAWKEAAAEIAPNARDGDVAFVTLGDPNVYSTFGHLRRTIDAFHSDIDLEIVPGVSAVTAFATAMGVEIEAGAGLSLREAASGASPTGPDRMILFKVTDAPATHEGLVAAGYDVTYGRRLFMEQGETLVTDDPSEIDERDYYTLAYAEKEDLEVEQATAAFADDESGSEEATSADTAEAIDD, via the coding sequence ATGACGCTCTACGGCGTCGGACTCGGCCCCGGCGAGGCAGACCTCGTGACCGTTCGCGGGCAGGAAGTCCTCGAGAACGCGGACGTGGTCTACTCGCCGGGCCGCCTCTCCCGGACCGTCGCGCTGAACCACGTCGACGAGTCGAAGATCGGGGACCTCGACTTCCCGATGACGAAAGACGAAGAGAAGCTGCGAGCGGCCTGGAAGGAGGCCGCGGCGGAGATCGCACCCAACGCTCGCGACGGCGATGTCGCCTTCGTGACGCTGGGCGATCCGAACGTCTACTCGACCTTCGGACACTTGCGTCGGACGATCGACGCCTTCCATTCGGACATCGACCTCGAGATCGTCCCCGGCGTCAGCGCCGTGACCGCGTTCGCGACCGCGATGGGGGTCGAGATCGAGGCCGGTGCCGGGCTCTCCCTACGGGAGGCCGCGAGCGGCGCGAGTCCGACGGGACCGGACCGGATGATCCTGTTCAAGGTCACCGACGCGCCGGCGACCCACGAGGGACTCGTCGCGGCCGGCTACGACGTGACCTACGGCCGCCGGCTGTTCATGGAACAGGGCGAGACCCTCGTCACCGACGACCCAAGCGAGATCGACGAACGGGACTACTACACCCTCGCCTACGCCGAGAAGGAGGACCTCGAGGTCGAGCAGGCGACAGCCGCCTTCGCTGACGACGAGTCCGGATCGGAAGAGGCGACAAGTGCGGACACGGCGGAGGCCATCGATGACTGA
- the cobJ gene encoding precorrin-3B C(17)-methyltransferase codes for MSTDTNADTDDESTSKCGASSTESNSEASTDSSSSKCGASSTSTDDSSSSKCGASSSSSSSSSSSCGASSDDDSSNEKEVGSTVDDFDAEPGQLSAVGLGPGHPEGMTDRAKTALLEADHIVGYTTYIDLIPDEITEAADELYDTPMCGEVSRTEEAIDRALAGNDVAIVGSGDPNVYALGGLALEILESKGATASMVDFEAVPGVPAAQSCAARLGAPLVNDTVSISLSDHLVPMPEIESRLHSAAKESFTITIYNPWSRKRRENFEKACEILMAHRDADTPVGIVHGAGREDEQVMITELGELEELGESEIIDMTTTIVVGNEDTYVWDDRMVTPRGYETKYDY; via the coding sequence ATGAGTACGGACACTAACGCGGACACCGACGACGAATCGACTTCCAAATGCGGAGCCTCGAGCACGGAGAGCAACAGCGAGGCCAGCACCGATAGCTCGAGTTCGAAGTGTGGCGCGTCGAGCACGAGTACGGACGACTCGAGCAGTTCGAAGTGCGGAGCGTCTTCGAGTTCCAGTTCCTCGTCGTCCTCGAGTTGCGGTGCGAGTTCGGACGACGACAGTTCGAACGAGAAGGAGGTCGGCTCCACGGTCGACGACTTCGACGCCGAACCGGGCCAGCTGAGCGCCGTCGGCCTCGGCCCGGGCCACCCGGAGGGGATGACCGATCGCGCGAAGACCGCGCTGCTCGAGGCCGACCATATCGTCGGCTACACGACCTACATCGACCTCATTCCGGACGAGATCACCGAAGCGGCCGACGAGCTGTACGACACGCCGATGTGCGGCGAAGTGTCCCGCACCGAGGAAGCCATCGACCGCGCGCTCGCAGGCAACGACGTCGCCATCGTCGGCAGCGGCGACCCCAACGTCTACGCACTGGGCGGGCTCGCGCTCGAGATCCTCGAGTCCAAGGGCGCGACGGCGTCGATGGTCGACTTCGAGGCCGTGCCGGGCGTCCCGGCGGCCCAGTCCTGTGCGGCCCGACTGGGTGCGCCGCTGGTCAACGACACCGTCTCGATCTCGCTGTCGGATCACCTCGTCCCGATGCCCGAGATCGAGTCGCGACTCCACTCCGCCGCCAAGGAGTCCTTTACGATCACGATCTACAACCCGTGGAGCCGCAAGCGCCGGGAGAACTTCGAGAAGGCCTGCGAGATCCTCATGGCCCACCGCGACGCGGACACACCCGTTGGCATCGTCCACGGCGCCGGCCGCGAGGACGAGCAGGTGATGATCACCGAACTCGGCGAACTCGAGGAGTTAGGCGAGAGCGAGATCATCGACATGACGACGACGATCGTCGTCGGGAACGAGGACACCTACGTCTGGGACGACCGGATGGTCACCCCGCGCGGCTACGAGACGAAGTACGACTACTGA
- the cbiG gene encoding cobalt-precorrin 5A hydrolase, with protein MSSGTENADTTDDSGSDSGGGHCSTADSDGEVAEEIAIISFGRKMDTAEEIKAEIGDRYEAIDIIEYHGDVFEEHWGEYDCFIGLMASGIAMRKTAHLLDDKWDDPAICVVDEELTWAIPITGGHHGANQVAQDLATMGAVPAMTTASEAAGKQGVESRAKAMDTHVVNGDSTVKTNLAVLDDNLGPVERLEGPKAVLVGDDVTVLKRNEDDGCVLGTGSVSGASKEAFLAAWEDALEQTDYDLADVEFVGTATRKEDEEGLLEAAQELDLGVVAFDKETLLEHEGPTPSKSKELIGWPGVSEASAIAGGAEQELILEKISYENEVTVAIGR; from the coding sequence ATGAGTTCAGGCACTGAGAACGCGGATACGACGGACGATTCTGGATCGGACTCCGGCGGCGGCCACTGTTCGACGGCGGACTCGGACGGCGAAGTCGCCGAGGAGATCGCGATCATCTCCTTCGGCCGGAAGATGGACACCGCCGAGGAGATCAAAGCGGAGATCGGCGATCGCTACGAGGCGATCGACATCATCGAGTACCACGGCGACGTCTTCGAGGAACATTGGGGCGAGTACGACTGTTTCATCGGGCTCATGGCCTCGGGGATCGCGATGCGGAAGACGGCCCACCTGCTCGACGACAAGTGGGACGATCCCGCGATCTGCGTCGTCGACGAGGAACTGACGTGGGCGATTCCGATCACGGGCGGCCACCACGGCGCGAATCAGGTCGCCCAGGATCTGGCAACGATGGGTGCCGTGCCGGCGATGACCACCGCGAGCGAGGCCGCCGGCAAGCAGGGCGTCGAGTCCCGCGCGAAGGCGATGGACACCCACGTCGTCAACGGCGATTCGACGGTCAAGACCAACCTCGCTGTCCTCGACGACAATCTCGGCCCCGTCGAGCGACTCGAGGGCCCGAAGGCCGTCCTCGTCGGCGACGACGTGACGGTGCTCAAGCGCAACGAGGACGACGGCTGCGTCCTCGGCACCGGCAGCGTCTCCGGCGCGAGCAAAGAGGCGTTCCTCGCCGCGTGGGAGGACGCCCTCGAGCAGACCGACTACGACCTCGCGGACGTCGAGTTCGTCGGCACCGCGACCCGGAAGGAAGACGAGGAAGGCCTGCTCGAGGCAGCCCAAGAACTCGATCTGGGCGTCGTCGCCTTCGACAAGGAGACGCTGCTCGAACACGAGGGGCCGACCCCCTCGAAATCGAAGGAGCTGATCGGCTGGCCGGGCGTTTCGGAAGCGTCGGCGATCGCCGGCGGAGCCGAGCAGGAACTGATCCTCGAGAAAATCAGCTACGAGAACGAGGTCACGGTGGCGATCGGCCGATGA
- a CDS encoding DNA primase yields the protein MTKDFAHDGREDRSDPARVERSSSRPDEEDREAGPPPRVMTDGGQAEMEEADEDAEAEDTPEGDEAAESESEEESQEVEEEAETEAEEADQESEAETEEEAEEGSQEVEEEAEEEVEEESPKEEADEEEADEEETDEEGIEEEVDEDEEAGEDEDEREDTGDLVDDDREDGHAEDAEDVYEGDDASGVLHLDLDGLFLDVLGLEVNLNPVQLDVSARPGGNNLLGNLLSAVTGLLDGPGAMLDKVKSLLSKPVELLKQLPGKAKEALSGLLERPKEFLTGLLSKPKEWLTSLLGIGGDEAEGDADEAAEGEGEDGESTGPLSSAAGWLKSILAKPVEWLRGLFGGEPAEAEEGADEESAAEDEEAAEPEEAADEEETGAETPGPLSRAAGWLKEKLAGLVPGFPVEELVATVVSEVIEQLIEQLEPESDEEASGGGPDATSQAEASS from the coding sequence ATGACCAAGGATTTCGCACATGACGGCCGCGAGGACCGTTCGGATCCCGCGAGGGTCGAGCGCTCCTCGAGCCGTCCCGATGAGGAAGACCGGGAGGCGGGACCGCCGCCCCGGGTGATGACTGACGGCGGGCAAGCGGAGATGGAAGAGGCCGACGAGGACGCCGAAGCCGAAGACACGCCCGAGGGTGACGAAGCGGCTGAATCGGAATCTGAAGAAGAGTCCCAAGAGGTCGAGGAAGAAGCCGAAACGGAAGCTGAGGAAGCGGATCAAGAGTCCGAAGCGGAGACTGAAGAAGAAGCTGAGGAAGGGTCCCAAGAGGTCGAGGAAGAGGCTGAGGAGGAAGTCGAAGAAGAATCCCCCAAAGAGGAGGCTGACGAAGAGGAGGCTGACGAAGAGGAGACCGACGAAGAAGGGATTGAAGAGGAGGTCGACGAAGACGAGGAAGCCGGCGAAGACGAGGACGAACGCGAGGACACCGGGGACCTCGTCGACGACGACCGCGAGGACGGCCACGCCGAGGACGCCGAAGACGTCTACGAGGGCGACGACGCGTCCGGCGTCCTCCACCTCGACCTCGACGGCCTCTTTCTCGACGTGCTCGGCCTCGAGGTGAACCTGAATCCGGTCCAACTCGACGTCTCGGCGCGACCGGGCGGGAACAATCTGCTCGGAAATCTGCTGTCGGCGGTGACGGGACTGCTGGACGGTCCCGGTGCCATGCTGGACAAGGTAAAGTCGCTCCTGAGTAAGCCGGTAGAACTGCTCAAGCAGCTCCCAGGAAAGGCCAAAGAGGCCCTCAGCGGGCTGCTCGAGCGACCGAAGGAGTTCCTCACCGGACTGCTCAGCAAGCCAAAGGAGTGGCTCACCAGTCTGCTCGGTATCGGCGGTGACGAAGCAGAGGGTGACGCGGACGAAGCGGCTGAGGGAGAGGGCGAAGACGGTGAGTCCACTGGACCGCTCTCGTCGGCCGCCGGGTGGCTGAAATCGATCCTCGCCAAGCCCGTGGAGTGGCTCCGCGGGCTCTTCGGTGGAGAGCCAGCCGAGGCCGAGGAGGGAGCCGATGAAGAATCCGCAGCGGAAGATGAGGAAGCCGCGGAACCCGAAGAGGCAGCAGACGAGGAGGAGACTGGAGCGGAGACCCCCGGTCCCCTCTCCAGAGCGGCCGGCTGGCTGAAGGAGAAACTCGCCGGCCTCGTCCCCGGGTTCCCCGTCGAGGAACTCGTGGCGACGGTCGTCAGCGAAGTGATCGAACAGTTGATCGAGCAACTCGAGCCCGAGAGCGACGAGGAAGCGTCCGGCGGCGGCCCCGATGCGACGTCACAGGCAGAGGCATCATCATGA
- a CDS encoding PQQ-binding-like beta-propeller repeat protein yields MADTADIERDRPRQFRSVPLGEIETARSRHMWTRSAVGFAESGDLVVTGEWDGTVTARETDSLEARWTVDHPDHAVGIASLADDGAQHDETIVVAGRGESGTIAAYDAETGARRWRYDTVDDLGEAVKDTVFYLPYVVACETGIDADGNERLYAAARRYERDGERRQWHSTVYAFDADGSIRWTYETDASPIALDLDTAGERLAVGYNRCMGDHDTGLVVLATESGDLEWTWDPGTEGDRRVGDVSFDGDSIAVSSHGDKRGYLLGPRGAERWRVDLATETEIDGERLYAYPNHAYASDGRVAFVTGNTYAVESRETDSRHPNEHRVAAFDADGDLLWDDAVRGFVHGLAADRGRLVAPCAQNFRVRDPDTHAVRWFDLESGDGGCERVDGIATAAAVENETVAAVEEPVEYHDEGETRGEYALRVGSLE; encoded by the coding sequence ATGGCCGACACTGCCGATATCGAACGCGACCGGCCCCGCCAGTTCCGCTCGGTCCCGCTCGGCGAGATCGAAACGGCCCGCAGCCGCCACATGTGGACCCGATCCGCGGTCGGGTTCGCCGAATCCGGCGACCTCGTCGTCACCGGCGAGTGGGACGGGACCGTCACCGCCCGCGAAACCGACTCGCTCGAGGCCCGGTGGACGGTCGATCATCCGGACCATGCAGTTGGAATCGCATCGCTCGCGGACGATGGAGCCCAGCACGATGAGACGATCGTCGTCGCCGGCCGCGGCGAGAGCGGGACGATCGCGGCCTACGACGCCGAGACGGGAGCGCGGCGCTGGCGGTACGACACCGTCGACGACCTCGGCGAGGCGGTCAAAGACACCGTCTTCTACCTGCCCTACGTCGTCGCCTGTGAGACGGGGATCGACGCCGACGGCAACGAGCGACTCTACGCCGCTGCCCGGCGCTACGAACGCGACGGCGAACGGCGGCAGTGGCACAGCACCGTCTACGCGTTCGACGCCGACGGCTCGATCCGCTGGACGTACGAGACCGACGCCTCGCCGATCGCGCTCGATCTCGACACTGCGGGCGAGCGACTGGCGGTCGGCTACAACCGCTGTATGGGCGACCACGACACCGGTCTGGTCGTCCTCGCAACCGAATCGGGCGACCTCGAGTGGACGTGGGACCCCGGCACGGAGGGCGACCGCCGCGTCGGCGACGTCTCGTTCGACGGCGATTCGATCGCGGTCTCGAGCCACGGCGACAAGCGGGGCTACCTGCTCGGTCCCCGCGGTGCCGAGCGCTGGCGCGTCGACCTCGCGACGGAGACCGAGATCGACGGCGAGCGGCTGTACGCCTATCCGAACCACGCGTACGCGAGCGACGGCCGCGTGGCGTTCGTGACCGGCAACACCTACGCGGTCGAGAGCCGGGAGACCGACTCCCGCCATCCGAACGAACACCGAGTGGCCGCGTTCGACGCCGACGGCGACCTCCTGTGGGACGACGCGGTTCGGGGCTTCGTCCACGGTCTCGCCGCAGACCGCGGGCGGTTGGTCGCGCCCTGCGCCCAGAACTTCCGCGTCCGTGATCCCGATACGCACGCCGTCCGCTGGTTCGACCTCGAGTCCGGCGACGGCGGCTGCGAGCGCGTCGACGGCATCGCGACCGCGGCCGCCGTCGAGAACGAGACTGTCGCGGCCGTCGAGGAACCCGTCGAGTACCACGACGAGGGCGAGACCCGCGGCGAGTACGCGCTCCGGGTCGGCTCGCTCGAGTAG
- a CDS encoding ferredoxin, with product MPRYEVTIEKDACDGIFACLTRDPRFIEGEDGLATVDPGADPVYDCEGEVTDNAERVVATFDDDRIDEAQQAAAACPTDAIIVEEVGE from the coding sequence ATGCCACGATACGAAGTTACAATCGAAAAGGACGCCTGCGACGGCATCTTTGCCTGCCTGACCCGCGACCCGCGCTTTATCGAGGGCGAGGACGGGCTCGCGACCGTCGACCCCGGCGCGGACCCGGTCTACGACTGCGAGGGCGAGGTCACCGACAACGCCGAGCGCGTCGTCGCAACGTTCGACGACGATCGCATCGACGAAGCTCAGCAGGCTGCAGCGGCCTGTCCGACGGACGCGATCATCGTCGAGGAGGTAGGCGAATGA